A genomic region of Phragmites australis chromosome 2, lpPhrAust1.1, whole genome shotgun sequence contains the following coding sequences:
- the LOC133910219 gene encoding uncharacterized protein At4g15970-like isoform X1 — protein MAGSKNSRSLPPVVVFLLGAASATVLLLFFLTATARPSWPAMESAPQRRQEVPGSASVRSPPANELGDRLVPGFCLQTGAVEDDEFARMLRRAAMDDRTVIMTSVNEAWAAPGSLLDSFLESFRVGQNVSHFVKHIVVVAMDGGAFRRCQAVHPHCHLLRPEKEGLDLSGAKSYMTKDYLDLVWSKLKLQQRVLELGYNLLFTDVDLAWFRNPLEHITMAADITTSSDFYFGNPDDLGNFPNTGFIYFKSSAKNARAMAYWHAARRRFPENHDQFVFNEIKRELVSRLGVRIKFIDTAAVSGFCQLGRDLNRIATVHMTCCIGLEKKLHDLKGVIRDWKRYMARPLWERQMGKIGWTFEGGKCIH, from the exons ATGGCGGGCTCCAAGAACAGCCGCTCTCTGCCTCCGGttgtcgtcttcctcctcgggGCGGCCTCGGCCACCGTGctgctcctcttcttcctcacggcgacggcgaggccCTCGTGGCCAGCGATGGAGAGCGCTCCTCAGAGAAGGCAAGAGGTGCCTGGCTCGGCTAGCGTAAGATCTCCTCCAGCTAATGAG CTCGGTGATCGGTTGGTGCCGGGATTTTGCTTGCAGACGGGCGCCGTCGAGGACGATGAGTTCGCTCGGATGCTGCGGCGGGCGGCGATGGACGACCGGACGGTGATCATGACGTCGGTGAACGAGGCGTGGGCGGCGCCGGGGTCGCTGCTGGACTCGTTCCTGGAGAGCTTCCGCGTGGGCCAGAACGTGTCCCACTTCGTGAAGCACATcgtggtggtggccatggatGGCGGCGCGTTCCGGCGGTGCCAGGCCGTGCACCCGCACTGCCACCTCCTCCGGCCGGAGAAGGAGGGCCTGGACCTCTCCGGCGCCAAGAGCTACATGACCAAGGACTACCTCGATCTCGTCTGGAGCAAGCTCAAGCTGCAGCAGCGCGTCCTCGAGCTCGGCTACAACCTGCTCTTCACG GACGTTGACTTGGCGTGGTTCCGGAACCCGCTGGAGCACATCACCATGGCGGCGGACATCACGACGTCGAGCGACTTCTACTTCGGCAACCCGGACGACCTCGGCAACTTCCCCAACACGGGCTTCATCTACTTCAAGTCGAGCGCCAAGAATGCCCGCGCCATGGCCTACTGGCACGCGGCGCGGCGTCGGTTCCCGGAGAACCACGACCAGTTCGTGTTCAACGAGATCAAGCGCGAGCTCGTGTCGCGGCTCGGCGTCCGGATCAAGTTCATCGACACCGCTGCCGTCAGCGGCTTCTGCCAGCTCGGGAGGGACCTGAACCGGATCGCCACCGTGCACATGACCTGCTGCATCGGCCTCGAGAAGAAGCTGCACGACCTCAAGGGCGTGATCAGGGACTGGAAGCGGTACATGGCACGGCCGCTGTGGGAGCGCCAGATGGGGAAGATCGGATGGACCTTCGAAGGCGGAAAGTGCATCCACTAA
- the LOC133910217 gene encoding uncharacterized protein At4g15970-like has product MRLGLGSLHAVSFLLGAALPTALLFFLASDRLGEGVSSISTSWSWRGKGIMLQVGAAKPEANTLIAGDHAAAASPTQNHHEVEFADLAELLPKVAMEDRTVIVTSVNEVWTEPNSLFDIFRDSFKNGEDIEHLLNHVLVVAVGAKGFDRCKAVHPHCYLFEVKSMDMNMAKYFGTNEYVELVWLKLSFQQRVLELGYNVLFTDADILWFRNPFRHISVYADMSCALDNSKATSVLLNNTFNTGLYYMKSTNRSIKMVKYWRAARARFPGDHDQVVFNNIKYELIGELGARIQPLETEYISGFCDFYEDGLDKVCTIHANCCMGLEKKVHDLKNIAADWKNYTSLTPEERKKGAVKLTAPSECRKSMGWH; this is encoded by the exons ATGAGGCTGGGGTTGGGCAGCCTGCACGCGGTGTCCTTCCTCCTCGGCGCGGCCCTTCCCACTgcccttctcttcttcctcgcgTCCGACCGCCTCGGCGAGGGCGTGTCCAGCATCTCGACGAGCTGGAGCTGGCGAGGGAAAGGAATCATGCTGCAGGTTGGCGCGGCTAAGCCGGAGGCCAATACTCTTATTGCCGGCGaccatgctgctgctgcttctcctaCGCAAAATCATCACGAG GTCGAATTCGCGGACCTAGCTGAGCTGCTCCCGAAAGTGGCCATGGAGGACAGGACAGTGATAGTCACGTCGGTGAATGAGGTATGGACGGAGCCCAACTCCCTGTTCGACATCTTCCGCGACAGCTTCAAGAACGGCGAGGACATCGAGCACCTCCTCAACCATGTCCTCGTAGTCGCCGTGGGCGCAAAAGGGTTCGACCGCTGCAAGGCTGTTCACCCTCACTGCTACCTCTTCGAGGTGAAATCCATGGACATGAACATGGCCAAGTATTTCGGGACCAACGAATACGTGGAGTTGGTTTGGCTCAAGCTCTCTTTCCAGCAGCGCGTCCTGGAGCTCGGCTACAACGTCCTCTTCACG GATGCCGATATACTATGGTTTCGCAACCCGTTCCGGCACATCTCCGTCTACGCCGACATGAGCTGCGCGTTGGACAACTCCAAGGCCACGTCTGTTCTCCTGAACAACACGTTCAACACTGGGCTCTACTACATGAAGTCGACGAACCGGAGCATCAAGATGGTCAAGTACTGGCGGGCGGCCAGGGCAAGGTTCCCCGGCGATCACGACCAGGTGGTGTTCAACAATATCAAGTACGAGCTCATCGGCGAGCTCGGGGCCAGGATCCAGCCGCTCGAGACTGAGTACATAAGCGGGTTCTGTGACTTCTACGAGGACGGACTGGACAAGGTCTGTACCATTCATGCCAACTGCTGCATGGGGCTGGAGAAGAAGGTGCATGACCTCAAGAATATAGCCGCGGACTGGAAGAATTACACGAGCCTGACGccggaggagaggaagaaaggggCTGTCAAGTTGACGGCCCCAAGCGAGTGCCGGAAGTCGATGGGGTGGCATTAA
- the LOC133908305 gene encoding uncharacterized protein At4g15970-like encodes MDMSNAKWFGTKEYLELVWLKLSFQQRILELGYNFLYTDTDILWFRNPFRHISVYADMSCSLDNSKAASVLLDNEINCGFYYMKSTSRSINMIKKWVAGRARFPDENEQVVFSKIKHELMSELGARIEALETEYVSGFCDFQKKFDKVCTVHANCCMGLENKVYDLKNIAADWKKYMSLTPEERKKGSVKVTAPGRCRKSMGW; translated from the exons ATGGACATGAGCAATGCCAAGTGGTTCGGGACCAAGGAATACTTGGAGCTGGTTTGGCTCAAGCTTTCTTTCCAgcagcgcatcctggagctcgGCTACAATTTTCTCTACACG GACACCGATATATTATGGTTTCGCAATCCGTTCCGGCACATCTCCGTCTACGCCGACATGAGCTGCTCGTTGGACAACTCCAAGGCCGCGTCTGTTCTCCTGGACAACGAGATCAACTGCGGGTTCTACTACATGAAGTCGACGAGCCGGAGCATCAACATGATCAAGAAGTGGGTGGCGGGGAGGGCAAGGTTCCCTGACGAAAACGAACAGGTGGTGTTCAGCAAGATCAAGCACGAGCTCATGAGCGAGCTCGGGGCCAGGATCGAGGCGCTCGAGACGGAGTACGTCAGCGGGTTCTGCGACTTCcagaagaaatttgacaaggtCTGCACCGTGCACGCCAACTGCTGCATGGGGCTGGAGAACAAGGTGTATGACCTGAAGAATATCGCCGCGGATTGGAAGAAGTACATGAGCCTGACGccggaggagaggaagaaggggagtGTCAAAGTGACGGCCCCGGGCAGGTGCCGGAAGTCCATGGGGTGGTAA
- the LOC133910219 gene encoding uncharacterized protein At4g15970-like isoform X3: MAGSKNSRSLPPVVVFLLGAASATVLLLFFLTATARPSWPAMESAPQRRQEVPGSASTGAVEDDEFARMLRRAAMDDRTVIMTSVNEAWAAPGSLLDSFLESFRVGQNVSHFVKHIVVVAMDGGAFRRCQAVHPHCHLLRPEKEGLDLSGAKSYMTKDYLDLVWSKLKLQQRVLELGYNLLFTDVDLAWFRNPLEHITMAADITTSSDFYFGNPDDLGNFPNTGFIYFKSSAKNARAMAYWHAARRRFPENHDQFVFNEIKRELVSRLGVRIKFIDTAAVSGFCQLGRDLNRIATVHMTCCIGLEKKLHDLKGVIRDWKRYMARPLWERQMGKIGWTFEGGKCIH, translated from the exons ATGGCGGGCTCCAAGAACAGCCGCTCTCTGCCTCCGGttgtcgtcttcctcctcgggGCGGCCTCGGCCACCGTGctgctcctcttcttcctcacggcgacggcgaggccCTCGTGGCCAGCGATGGAGAGCGCTCCTCAGAGAAGGCAAGAGGTGCCTGGCTCGGCTAGC ACGGGCGCCGTCGAGGACGATGAGTTCGCTCGGATGCTGCGGCGGGCGGCGATGGACGACCGGACGGTGATCATGACGTCGGTGAACGAGGCGTGGGCGGCGCCGGGGTCGCTGCTGGACTCGTTCCTGGAGAGCTTCCGCGTGGGCCAGAACGTGTCCCACTTCGTGAAGCACATcgtggtggtggccatggatGGCGGCGCGTTCCGGCGGTGCCAGGCCGTGCACCCGCACTGCCACCTCCTCCGGCCGGAGAAGGAGGGCCTGGACCTCTCCGGCGCCAAGAGCTACATGACCAAGGACTACCTCGATCTCGTCTGGAGCAAGCTCAAGCTGCAGCAGCGCGTCCTCGAGCTCGGCTACAACCTGCTCTTCACG GACGTTGACTTGGCGTGGTTCCGGAACCCGCTGGAGCACATCACCATGGCGGCGGACATCACGACGTCGAGCGACTTCTACTTCGGCAACCCGGACGACCTCGGCAACTTCCCCAACACGGGCTTCATCTACTTCAAGTCGAGCGCCAAGAATGCCCGCGCCATGGCCTACTGGCACGCGGCGCGGCGTCGGTTCCCGGAGAACCACGACCAGTTCGTGTTCAACGAGATCAAGCGCGAGCTCGTGTCGCGGCTCGGCGTCCGGATCAAGTTCATCGACACCGCTGCCGTCAGCGGCTTCTGCCAGCTCGGGAGGGACCTGAACCGGATCGCCACCGTGCACATGACCTGCTGCATCGGCCTCGAGAAGAAGCTGCACGACCTCAAGGGCGTGATCAGGGACTGGAAGCGGTACATGGCACGGCCGCTGTGGGAGCGCCAGATGGGGAAGATCGGATGGACCTTCGAAGGCGGAAAGTGCATCCACTAA
- the LOC133910219 gene encoding uncharacterized protein At4g15970-like isoform X2 codes for MAGSKNSRSLPPVVVFLLGAASATVLLLFFLTATARPSWPAMESAPQRRQEVPGSASVRSPPANETGAVEDDEFARMLRRAAMDDRTVIMTSVNEAWAAPGSLLDSFLESFRVGQNVSHFVKHIVVVAMDGGAFRRCQAVHPHCHLLRPEKEGLDLSGAKSYMTKDYLDLVWSKLKLQQRVLELGYNLLFTDVDLAWFRNPLEHITMAADITTSSDFYFGNPDDLGNFPNTGFIYFKSSAKNARAMAYWHAARRRFPENHDQFVFNEIKRELVSRLGVRIKFIDTAAVSGFCQLGRDLNRIATVHMTCCIGLEKKLHDLKGVIRDWKRYMARPLWERQMGKIGWTFEGGKCIH; via the exons ATGGCGGGCTCCAAGAACAGCCGCTCTCTGCCTCCGGttgtcgtcttcctcctcgggGCGGCCTCGGCCACCGTGctgctcctcttcttcctcacggcgacggcgaggccCTCGTGGCCAGCGATGGAGAGCGCTCCTCAGAGAAGGCAAGAGGTGCCTGGCTCGGCTAGCGTAAGATCTCCTCCAGCTAATGAG ACGGGCGCCGTCGAGGACGATGAGTTCGCTCGGATGCTGCGGCGGGCGGCGATGGACGACCGGACGGTGATCATGACGTCGGTGAACGAGGCGTGGGCGGCGCCGGGGTCGCTGCTGGACTCGTTCCTGGAGAGCTTCCGCGTGGGCCAGAACGTGTCCCACTTCGTGAAGCACATcgtggtggtggccatggatGGCGGCGCGTTCCGGCGGTGCCAGGCCGTGCACCCGCACTGCCACCTCCTCCGGCCGGAGAAGGAGGGCCTGGACCTCTCCGGCGCCAAGAGCTACATGACCAAGGACTACCTCGATCTCGTCTGGAGCAAGCTCAAGCTGCAGCAGCGCGTCCTCGAGCTCGGCTACAACCTGCTCTTCACG GACGTTGACTTGGCGTGGTTCCGGAACCCGCTGGAGCACATCACCATGGCGGCGGACATCACGACGTCGAGCGACTTCTACTTCGGCAACCCGGACGACCTCGGCAACTTCCCCAACACGGGCTTCATCTACTTCAAGTCGAGCGCCAAGAATGCCCGCGCCATGGCCTACTGGCACGCGGCGCGGCGTCGGTTCCCGGAGAACCACGACCAGTTCGTGTTCAACGAGATCAAGCGCGAGCTCGTGTCGCGGCTCGGCGTCCGGATCAAGTTCATCGACACCGCTGCCGTCAGCGGCTTCTGCCAGCTCGGGAGGGACCTGAACCGGATCGCCACCGTGCACATGACCTGCTGCATCGGCCTCGAGAAGAAGCTGCACGACCTCAAGGGCGTGATCAGGGACTGGAAGCGGTACATGGCACGGCCGCTGTGGGAGCGCCAGATGGGGAAGATCGGATGGACCTTCGAAGGCGGAAAGTGCATCCACTAA